The Tessaracoccus aquimaris sequence GCCGAACTCCTCGAAGCGCCGGTGCCTCACGACGCCCGCGGTGCTGAAGAGCGACGGGTCGGGATAGGCGGGTGCGCCTGGCCGCGCCGGGATCCGGTCCCCTCTGACGAGGTCGGGCCACAGCGACAGCGAGATGGAGGTCTCCAACGCGCAGGCGTGGCCCATGCTGTCGGCCGGGAACGCCTGGCGCGCCTCGTCGCCGATCCGCTCGAAATACGTGACGGCCCAGGCACCCACGCCCCGCTCCAGCAGTTCCTGCAGCGCGGCGTTCAGTGGGCCGCGGTTGCCGCCGTGGCCGTTGACGAACACAGGGACGAAGCCGTCGGCCGCGAGGCTCCCGGCGACGTCGGCGACGAGGTCCATGAACGTGCGGACCCGCAGCGACACGGTGCCGGGGAAGCTGCGGTGATGCTCCGAACAGCCGATCGGAAGCGGGTCGAGCAGCAGGGTGCCCTCGACCCGCAACACGGCGGCCTCCGCGACGCCGGCGGCGATCCGGATGTCGGTGCCGAGCGGCAGGTGGGGGCCGTGTTGCTCCACGGCCCCGACCGGCACGACCACCACGGCTCCGCGACGCTCGGCCGCCTCGTCCGTGGTGAGTTCGGCGAGCCTGATCCGGGGTTGGTTCACCGCAGTTCCAGGCTGAAGGTCTGGATCTCCGTCATCTCCATCACCGACCAGGGCCCTCCGGATCGTCCGATGCCGCTTGCGGCCCCCGCGGCGCCGCCCGCCGGGATCGAGGGCTCCCAGTAGGCGCTGGTGTCGTTGATGTTGACGTGTCCGACGCGCAGGCTCTCCCCAGCGTCAACGCCTTCTCGACGTCGCGGGAGAAGATGCCGGAGTGGAGCCCGAACCGGCTGGCGCTGAGCAGGCTGCCCAGCTCGTCGTCGGTGTCGAAGTGCACGAGCGGGGCGACGGGGCCGAAGGTCTCGGCGCGGTGCAGGTCCGAGTCGGCTGGGACGTCGTCGACGACGGTCGGCAGCACGTAGTTGGAGGTGGGCGCGCCCTGCAGTCGCTCGCCGCCGATGACGACCCGGGCGCCCGATTCGACGGCGCGGCTCACCTGCCCGAGCACCGTCTCGGCGAGTTCGGAGCGGTGCACGGGGCCCATGGTTGTGGCGGCGTCGAACGGGTCGCCGAGCACGAACCGCTTCGACTGTTCGGCGATGGCCTCCGCGAGTTGTGCGGCGATCGAGCCGTGCACGAGGATCCGGCCCGAGGCGGTGCAGATCTGTCCGGCGTTGGTGAAGCTACC is a genomic window containing:
- a CDS encoding creatininase family protein, producing MNQPRIRLAELTTDEAAERRGAVVVVPVGAVEQHGPHLPLGTDIRIAAGVAEAAVLRVEGTLLLDPLPIGCSEHHRSFPGTVSLRVRTFMDLVADVAGSLAADGFVPVFVNGHGGNRGPLNAALQELLERGVGAWAVTYFERIGDEARQAFPADSMGHACALETSISLSLWPDLVRGDRIPARPGAPAYPDPSLFSTAGVVRHRRFEEFGPDGIVGDPRLADEAKGAGIFSAAVERVAQTLRRIVGTRAD